The Methylomagnum ishizawai genome has a window encoding:
- the argJ gene encoding bifunctional glutamate N-acetyltransferase/amino-acid acetyltransferase ArgJ, with amino-acid sequence MEALPVPGIRLGAAGAAIKRAGRDDVLVIEAAEGSSAAAVFTRNAFCAAPVIVAREHLARQPRWLLINSGNANAGTGLRGLEDARATCGLLADLAGGAAERVMPFSTGVIGEYLPVDKIGAALPEALAALTENGWERAARAIMTTDTRPKLASRTLELDGHTVTITGISKGAGMIQPNMATMLAFVATDAKVEAASLQAALGKAVDVTFNCITVDGDTSTNDACVLLASGAAGNPELRLDSAGFPLFAEAVREVCADLAEAIVRDGEGATKFIRVQVDAAQDEAEAHAVAKTIAHSPLVKTAFFASDPNWGRILAAVGRAGCVGLDIDGVSIWLGDVLIVEHGGRAPGYTEEAGAAVMARPDILVRVALGRGEASQTVLTCDFSYDYVRINAEYRT; translated from the coding sequence ATGGAAGCCCTGCCGGTTCCCGGTATCCGCCTGGGCGCGGCGGGGGCCGCCATCAAGCGGGCGGGCCGGGACGATGTGCTGGTGATCGAAGCGGCGGAGGGTTCGAGCGCCGCCGCCGTGTTCACCCGCAACGCCTTTTGCGCCGCGCCGGTCATCGTGGCCCGCGAGCATCTGGCCCGGCAGCCGCGCTGGTTGCTCATCAATTCCGGCAATGCCAACGCCGGCACCGGCCTGCGGGGCCTGGAGGATGCCCGCGCCACGTGCGGCTTGTTGGCCGATCTGGCCGGTGGTGCCGCCGAGCGGGTGATGCCGTTCTCGACCGGCGTCATCGGCGAATACCTGCCGGTGGACAAGATCGGAGCGGCCCTGCCCGAAGCCCTGGCCGCGCTGACCGAAAACGGCTGGGAACGCGCCGCCCGCGCCATCATGACCACCGACACCCGGCCCAAGCTGGCCAGCCGGACCTTGGAACTCGACGGCCATACGGTGACGATCACCGGCATCTCCAAGGGCGCGGGGATGATCCAGCCCAATATGGCGACCATGCTGGCCTTCGTCGCCACCGATGCCAAGGTCGAAGCGGCCAGCCTGCAAGCGGCCTTGGGCAAGGCGGTCGATGTCACTTTCAACTGCATCACCGTGGACGGCGACACTTCCACCAACGATGCCTGCGTGCTGCTGGCTTCGGGCGCGGCGGGCAACCCGGAATTGCGCCTCGACAGCGCCGGGTTCCCCCTGTTCGCCGAGGCGGTGCGGGAAGTCTGCGCCGATTTGGCCGAGGCCATCGTCCGCGATGGGGAAGGAGCCACCAAGTTCATCCGCGTCCAGGTTGACGCGGCCCAGGACGAGGCCGAGGCCCACGCCGTCGCCAAGACCATCGCCCATTCGCCCTTGGTCAAGACCGCCTTCTTCGCCAGCGATCCCAATTGGGGCCGCATCCTCGCCGCCGTGGGGCGGGCCGGTTGCGTGGGGCTGGACATCGACGGCGTGTCGATCTGGCTGGGCGATGTCTTGATCGTCGAACACGGTGGCCGCGCCCCCGGCTACACCGAGGAAGCCGGTGCCGCCGTCATGGCCCGGCCCGATATCCTGGTCCGCGTGGCCCTGGGCCGGGGCGAAGCCAGCCAGACCGTTTTGACCTGCGATTTTTCCTACGATTACGTCAGGATCAACGCCGAATATCGGACTTGA
- the secA gene encoding preprotein translocase subunit SecA, translated as MLGKLVKSIVGSRNDRIVRKKTKIVKRINALEPEFQQLSDAALSAKTQEFRERLARGETLDSLLPEAFATVREASWRVLDMRHFDVQLIGGMVLNDGKIAEMKTGEGKTLVATLAAYLNALPGKGVHVVTVNDYLARRDSDWMGRIYRFLGLTVGTIVTNLSNEERREAYAADITYGTNNEFGFDYLRDNMAFSQEQRVQRDKFFAIVDEVDSILIDEARTPLIISGTSEDRSDLYQKVNVLMPHLTKQEKEHGPGDYSVDEKSRQVYLTEAGHEHIEKLLVQHGLIQPNESLYDAVNIRLMHYINASLKAHAIFQRDVDYIVREGQVIIVDEFTGRAMPGRRWSEGLHQAVEAKENVQVQNESQTLASITFQNYFRLYGKLSGMTGTADTEATEFHQIYGLEVVCIPANRPVSRKDLGDLVYLTVEEKHNAIVEDIRDCVQRRQPVLVGTTSIENSEVISQLLRREGIAHQVLNAKHHEQEAHIVAQAGKPGTITIATNMAGRGTDIVLGGSVEEDMRGIDPADEVAVARIKAEWKQRHEDVVASGGLHVIGSERHESRRIDNQLRGRSGRQGDPGSSRFYLSLQDPLMRIFASERVAALMQKLGMQQGEAIEHPWVTRAIENAQRKVEARNFDIRKQLLEYDNVANDQRKVIYHMRDELMQVEDISAAITEAREAVGAQLFEQFIPPHTLEEQWDVKGLEEALERDLGSKVPVQAWLDADTHLYEDRLKQKLIEELHALYEAKVESVGVQIMRHFEKTVMLQVLDSAWKDHLAAMDHLRQGIHLRGYAQKDPKQEYKREAFEMFTSMLDGIKHEVIGIVSKVHVRSEEEVKVMEEQQRSAPVEMQFQHAEAGSALEIGAEAEPGMAPPAEPRQRPAVPSTSPFAKVGRNDPCPCGSGMKFKQCHGKLA; from the coding sequence ATGCTAGGCAAGCTGGTCAAAAGTATCGTTGGTAGCCGCAACGATCGCATCGTCAGGAAAAAAACCAAAATAGTCAAACGGATCAACGCCCTGGAGCCGGAGTTCCAGCAGCTGTCCGATGCCGCCCTCAGCGCCAAGACCCAGGAATTCCGCGAACGGCTGGCGCGGGGCGAAACCCTCGATTCCCTGTTGCCCGAAGCCTTCGCCACCGTCAGGGAAGCCTCCTGGCGCGTCCTCGATATGCGTCATTTCGATGTGCAGTTGATCGGCGGCATGGTGTTGAACGACGGCAAGATCGCCGAGATGAAGACCGGCGAAGGCAAGACCCTGGTCGCGACCTTGGCCGCCTATCTCAACGCCCTTCCTGGCAAAGGCGTGCATGTGGTGACGGTGAACGACTACCTCGCCCGCCGCGACTCGGATTGGATGGGCCGCATCTATCGGTTCCTGGGGCTCACGGTCGGCACCATCGTCACCAACCTGTCCAACGAGGAACGCCGCGAAGCCTACGCCGCCGATATCACCTACGGCACCAACAACGAATTCGGCTTCGACTACCTGCGCGACAACATGGCCTTCAGCCAGGAACAGCGGGTGCAGCGCGACAAATTCTTCGCCATCGTGGACGAGGTGGACTCCATCCTCATCGACGAGGCGCGGACGCCCCTGATCATCTCCGGCACTTCCGAGGACCGCAGCGACCTTTACCAAAAGGTCAATGTCCTCATGCCGCACCTGACCAAGCAGGAAAAGGAACACGGTCCCGGCGACTACTCGGTGGACGAGAAATCGCGCCAAGTCTACCTGACCGAGGCCGGCCACGAACACATCGAGAAGCTCCTGGTCCAGCATGGCTTGATCCAGCCCAACGAGAGCCTGTACGACGCCGTCAACATCCGCTTGATGCACTACATCAACGCCTCGCTCAAGGCCCACGCCATTTTCCAGCGCGACGTGGACTACATCGTGCGCGAGGGCCAGGTCATCATCGTCGATGAATTCACGGGCCGCGCCATGCCGGGCCGCCGCTGGTCCGAAGGTCTGCACCAAGCCGTCGAGGCCAAGGAAAACGTCCAGGTCCAGAACGAAAGCCAAACCTTGGCCTCGATCACCTTCCAGAACTATTTCCGCCTATATGGCAAGCTGTCCGGCATGACCGGCACCGCCGACACCGAAGCCACCGAATTCCATCAAATCTACGGCCTGGAAGTGGTGTGCATCCCGGCCAACCGGCCGGTATCGCGCAAGGATTTGGGCGATTTGGTCTATCTCACGGTGGAGGAAAAACACAACGCCATCGTCGAGGATATCCGCGATTGCGTGCAGCGCCGCCAGCCGGTCCTGGTCGGCACCACCTCCATCGAGAATTCCGAGGTCATTTCCCAGTTGCTGCGCCGCGAGGGCATTGCCCATCAGGTCTTGAACGCCAAGCACCACGAGCAGGAAGCCCATATCGTGGCCCAGGCCGGCAAGCCCGGCACCATCACCATCGCCACCAATATGGCCGGGCGCGGTACCGACATCGTGCTGGGCGGTAGCGTGGAGGAGGACATGCGCGGGATCGATCCCGCCGACGAGGTCGCCGTCGCCCGCATCAAGGCCGAATGGAAACAGCGCCACGAAGACGTGGTGGCTTCCGGCGGCTTGCATGTCATCGGTTCCGAACGTCACGAATCGCGCCGCATCGACAACCAGTTGCGTGGACGTTCGGGCCGTCAGGGCGACCCCGGTTCCTCGCGCTTCTATCTGTCGCTGCAAGACCCCTTGATGCGGATTTTCGCCTCCGAACGGGTGGCGGCCTTGATGCAGAAGCTCGGGATGCAACAGGGCGAGGCCATCGAACACCCCTGGGTCACCCGCGCCATCGAGAACGCCCAGCGCAAGGTCGAGGCCCGCAACTTCGATATCCGCAAGCAATTGCTGGAATACGACAACGTCGCCAACGACCAGCGCAAAGTGATCTACCACATGCGCGACGAACTGATGCAGGTCGAGGATATTTCCGCCGCCATCACCGAAGCCCGCGAAGCCGTGGGCGCGCAGTTGTTCGAGCAATTCATCCCGCCCCACACCTTGGAAGAGCAATGGGATGTCAAGGGCTTGGAGGAAGCCCTGGAGCGCGACCTGGGTTCCAAGGTGCCGGTCCAGGCTTGGTTGGACGCGGATACCCATTTGTACGAAGACCGCCTCAAGCAAAAGCTCATCGAGGAATTGCACGCGCTCTACGAGGCCAAGGTCGAGTCCGTCGGCGTGCAGATCATGCGGCATTTCGAGAAGACCGTGATGTTGCAGGTCTTGGATAGCGCCTGGAAGGACCATCTCGCCGCCATGGACCATCTGCGCCAGGGCATCCACCTGCGCGGCTACGCCCAGAAAGACCCCAAGCAGGAATACAAGCGCGAAGCCTTCGAGATGTTCACCTCCATGCTGGACGGCATCAAGCACGAGGTGATCGGCATCGTCTCCAAGGTGCATGTGCGCAGCGAGGAGGAGGTCAAGGTCATGGAGGAGCAACAGCGCAGCGCCCCCGTGGAGATGCAGTTCCAGCACGCCGAGGCGGGCAGCGCCCTGGAAATTGGTGCCGAGGCCGAGCCTGGAATGGCTCCTCCCGCCGAGCCACGGCAGCGTCCGGCGGTGCCTTCGACCAGTCCGTTCGCCAAGGTGGGCCGCAACGATCCTTGTCCTTGCGGCTCGGGCATGAAATTCAAGCAATGCCACGGCAAGCTGGCCTGA
- a CDS encoding DciA family protein, which produces MADHPEPVRQHLRSEGLAALRTELDKQARLLQIVRQSLPAPLREHCRHCLLEAGGKLLLYTESAAFAYQLRFYGPAVAAQVAEAAGLETPPEVRVRNLTPSGAEQAPYAKPRVFQPPPASVAELLRENAAATPHEDLREALLRLSRTVDEFNRRGPLEEPDGTPDTGPGR; this is translated from the coding sequence ATGGCCGACCACCCCGAACCCGTCCGTCAACACCTGCGTAGCGAGGGTCTCGCGGCGCTCCGCACCGAATTGGACAAGCAAGCCCGCCTGCTCCAGATCGTGCGCCAATCCCTGCCGGCCCCCCTGCGCGAACATTGCCGCCATTGCCTGCTGGAAGCCGGCGGCAAGCTCCTGCTCTACACCGAATCCGCCGCCTTCGCCTACCAGCTCAGGTTCTACGGTCCCGCCGTCGCCGCCCAGGTCGCCGAAGCCGCCGGCCTCGAAACACCGCCCGAGGTGCGGGTCCGCAACCTGACCCCCAGCGGCGCGGAACAAGCCCCCTATGCCAAGCCACGGGTGTTCCAGCCCCCGCCCGCGAGCGTCGCCGAACTGTTGCGGGAAAACGCCGCCGCCACCCCGCACGAAGACCTGCGGGAAGCCCTGTTGCGCCTGAGCCGGACCGTGGACGAATTCAACCGGCGCGGCCCTTTGGAAGAGCCGGACGGCACGCCCGACACCGGGCCGGGGCGATAG
- a CDS encoding RNA recognition motif domain-containing protein, translating into MSKKLYVGNLSYRIGNSDLEAMFAPHGVVQSANVIMDRETGRSKGFGFVEMGSDQEAQAAIAALHGKDVEGRNLTVNEARPREDRPAGGGFGGGRGGFGAGRRF; encoded by the coding sequence ATGAGCAAGAAACTGTATGTCGGCAACCTGAGCTACCGGATCGGCAACAGCGATCTCGAAGCGATGTTCGCCCCGCATGGCGTGGTGCAATCCGCCAACGTCATCATGGACCGCGAAACGGGCCGTTCCAAAGGCTTCGGCTTTGTCGAGATGGGCAGCGACCAGGAGGCCCAGGCCGCCATCGCCGCGTTGCACGGCAAGGATGTCGAAGGCCGCAACCTGACCGTCAACGAAGCCCGTCCGCGCGAGGATCGTCCCGCCGGCGGCGGCTTCGGCGGTGGCCGGGGTGGCTTTGGTGCCGGACGCCGTTTCTAA
- a CDS encoding RNA recognition motif domain-containing protein yields the protein MLRIYAGNLPPDLTEQEFTALFAEHGRVRSMNLARDIFTGRCRGFGFIEMEGHEARAAISALNGFNLRGNSLRVNEERPGGRGGRKRR from the coding sequence ATGCTGAGAATATACGCGGGCAATCTGCCGCCCGACCTCACCGAGCAGGAATTCACCGCGCTGTTCGCCGAACACGGACGGGTCCGGTCGATGAACCTGGCGCGCGACATATTCACAGGCCGTTGCCGCGGCTTCGGCTTTATCGAAATGGAGGGCCACGAGGCCCGGGCCGCGATCAGCGCCCTGAACGGATTCAACCTACGCGGCAACAGTCTGCGTGTTAACGAAGAACGCCCCGGTGGGCGCGGCGGCAGGAAGCGCCGCTGA
- a CDS encoding DUF3301 domain-containing protein gives MNTVEILIFLAVAGCGWLWYENTQARETALAAVREACRAEGLQFLDETVVLARLRPTRTAEGWIAWWRVYEFEYSDTGDNRRRGGVHLLGGRVTLLNVGPRLVASR, from the coding sequence ATGAACACCGTGGAAATACTGATCTTCCTGGCCGTGGCCGGATGCGGCTGGCTGTGGTACGAAAACACCCAGGCGCGGGAAACCGCCCTCGCCGCCGTGCGTGAGGCCTGCCGGGCCGAGGGCTTGCAATTCCTGGACGAGACCGTGGTCCTGGCCCGCTTGCGGCCCACCCGCACCGCCGAGGGCTGGATCGCTTGGTGGCGCGTCTACGAATTCGAGTACAGCGATACCGGCGACAACCGCCGCCGGGGTGGCGTGCATCTCTTGGGGGGGCGGGTGACTTTGTTGAATGTGGGACCCAGGCTGGTCGCGTCGCGCTGA
- a CDS encoding bestrophin family protein → MITYDPKSWWGLIFKFHKSDTFRRLLPAMATVGVFSGGIAFVDRELWPEHLSSTTAVHSLLGFVISLLLVFRTNTAYERWWEGRKLWGSLVNTSRNLALKLNAYLRKGHPVRPALATQLGAYAATLKDHLRDANPPHKGPIRHAPNAVAAYLFAEIDGLYRRGDLTAEHVLMLNPDLSQLTEICGACERIKKTPIPYSYSLFIKKFVFAYIVSMPFVFVDSFGYWTALFTTFIFYVLGSLEIIAEEVENPFGTDANDLPTDDLAQTIAANVRDILVGNGAAPRA, encoded by the coding sequence GTGATTACCTACGATCCCAAATCCTGGTGGGGACTGATTTTCAAATTCCACAAGAGCGACACCTTCAGGCGCTTGCTGCCGGCCATGGCGACGGTCGGGGTGTTCTCGGGGGGGATCGCCTTCGTGGACCGGGAACTCTGGCCGGAACATCTGAGTTCCACCACGGCGGTGCATTCGCTGCTGGGTTTCGTGATTTCGCTGCTCCTGGTGTTCCGCACCAACACCGCCTACGAGCGCTGGTGGGAAGGGCGCAAGCTCTGGGGTTCCCTGGTCAATACCTCGCGCAATCTGGCCTTGAAGCTCAACGCCTATCTGCGCAAGGGCCATCCCGTCCGCCCCGCGCTCGCCACCCAACTGGGCGCCTACGCCGCGACCCTGAAGGACCATTTGCGCGACGCCAACCCACCCCACAAAGGCCCGATCCGCCATGCCCCCAACGCCGTCGCCGCCTATTTGTTCGCGGAGATCGACGGCCTTTACCGGCGCGGCGACCTGACCGCCGAACACGTCCTGATGTTGAACCCCGACCTGAGCCAGCTCACCGAGATTTGCGGGGCCTGCGAGCGGATCAAGAAAACCCCGATCCCTTATTCGTATAGCCTCTTCATCAAGAAGTTCGTGTTCGCCTACATCGTGTCCATGCCCTTCGTGTTCGTGGATTCCTTCGGCTATTGGACGGCGCTGTTCACCACCTTTATCTTCTACGTCCTGGGCAGTTTGGAAATCATCGCCGAGGAGGTGGAAAATCCCTTCGGCACCGACGCCAACGATTTGCCCACCGACGACCTCGCCCAGACCATCGCCGCCAATGTCCGGGATATCCTGGTCGGCAACGGTGCCGCGCCCAGGGCGTGA
- the xrtE gene encoding exosortase E/protease, VPEID-CTERM system, which produces MKSNYTVPSLFSPMPRFAEDTYGSVALFHHTREIWKLGLWLGGGGLLLLVPRHARLLGEFRRQSRCHRWQGWLCGQCLAFAALAATTAYLFAEPTQTERLGLAGAVAWTALLGATLWLWLLALAPGRFWVWLVRHETPALLAGMVLGYCASRVLEQLVWQEAPLAQKELWAALSGYTLTLVHTLLGWMYPDRIYMPESAVVGTPYFAVEITYACSGIEGISLIVVFVALYLGLFRKELRFPQSLWLFPLGIGAIWLGNALRIAALIILGSEISPELASEGFHAQAGWIVLILIILGILWISHRYLSAVEYTRTEGAAVRLETGLLLPLLALLAATMITSAFSSGGFDSLYPLKVLVTLAVLWHCRSAYTRLGWHWDWRAALIGGAVFAVWMALEPATGADGAGLAQGLAGLSDGAAALWLLFRVLGSVVAVPLAEELAFRGYLIRKLIARDIETVPPGRFAWVSFLASSVLFGLLHERWLAGSLAGMGYALALYRRGQIGDAVVAHMTTNGLIALAVLAQGRWGLWT; this is translated from the coding sequence ATGAAATCGAATTACACGGTACCCAGCCTGTTTTCCCCGATGCCGCGGTTCGCGGAAGATACCTATGGCTCGGTGGCGCTATTCCACCATACCAGGGAAATTTGGAAACTCGGGCTATGGCTGGGCGGCGGCGGCCTGTTGCTCCTGGTCCCGCGCCACGCCCGCCTGCTCGGGGAATTCCGGCGGCAATCCCGGTGCCATCGTTGGCAAGGCTGGCTATGCGGCCAGTGCCTAGCTTTCGCGGCCTTGGCGGCGACCACCGCCTATTTATTCGCCGAGCCCACCCAAACCGAGCGCCTGGGCCTGGCCGGGGCCGTGGCGTGGACCGCGCTGCTGGGCGCGACCCTGTGGCTCTGGCTGCTCGCGTTGGCACCGGGCCGGTTCTGGGTTTGGCTGGTGCGCCATGAAACCCCGGCTTTGCTGGCGGGCATGGTTTTGGGTTATTGCGCTTCCCGCGTCCTAGAGCAACTGGTATGGCAAGAAGCCCCGCTGGCCCAAAAGGAATTATGGGCTGCCCTATCCGGTTATACCCTGACGCTGGTCCATACCCTATTGGGTTGGATGTACCCGGATAGGATCTATATGCCGGAATCCGCCGTGGTCGGCACGCCTTATTTCGCGGTGGAAATCACCTATGCCTGTTCGGGGATCGAAGGCATCAGCCTGATCGTCGTATTCGTCGCGCTGTATCTCGGCTTATTCCGCAAGGAATTGAGGTTTCCGCAATCGCTCTGGCTATTCCCCTTGGGTATCGGCGCGATCTGGCTGGGGAACGCCCTGCGTATCGCCGCCCTGATTATCCTGGGCAGCGAGATTTCGCCGGAACTGGCCAGCGAGGGTTTCCATGCCCAAGCCGGCTGGATCGTATTGATCCTTATCATCCTGGGTATCTTGTGGATTTCACATCGCTATTTATCCGCCGTGGAATATACCCGGACGGAGGGCGCGGCGGTGCGGTTGGAAACCGGATTATTACTGCCCTTGCTGGCTTTGCTGGCGGCCACGATGATAACTTCGGCCTTTTCCAGCGGCGGCTTCGATAGCCTATACCCGCTGAAAGTGCTGGTCACGCTGGCGGTTCTGTGGCATTGCCGGAGTGCCTACACCCGGCTCGGCTGGCATTGGGATTGGCGGGCTGCGCTGATCGGTGGCGCGGTATTCGCGGTCTGGATGGCCTTGGAACCCGCCACCGGCGCGGACGGGGCAGGGCTGGCCCAGGGTTTGGCCGGGTTATCGGATGGGGCGGCGGCTTTGTGGTTGCTATTCCGGGTGTTGGGTTCGGTGGTCGCCGTGCCCTTGGCGGAGGAATTGGCCTTCCGCGGCTATTTGATCCGCAAGTTGATCGCCCGCGATATCGAAACCGTCCCGCCGGGGCGGTTCGCCTGGGTGTCGTTCCTGGCGAGTTCGGTGCTGTTCGGGCTGCTGCACGAACGCTGGCTGGCCGGGAGCTTGGCCGGGATGGGGTACGCGCTGGCGTTGTACCGGCGCGGGCAGATCGGGGATGCCGTGGTGGCGCATATGACCACCAACGGCTTGATCGCCCTGGCGGTGTTGGCGCAAGGACGCTGGGGTTTGTGGACCTGA
- the gloB gene encoding hydroxyacylglutathione hydrolase, producing MLDIHQVLVMQDNYVYLLRDPATGATAVVDPAEAEPVLAALARTGWKLSHILNTHHHWDHVDGNLALKQATGCQVYGAARDRGDIPGLDVALGEGDTVELGAITAQVMAVPGHTQGHLAYWFEADRALFCGDTLFAMGCGRLLGGTAEQMWNSLSRIRDLPDETRVYCAHEYTEANGRFALTLEPDNPALVERMARVRELRRDGRPTVPSLLREERATNPFLRPESPEIQATLGVRGAEPVRVFAETRRRKDAFR from the coding sequence ATGCTCGACATCCATCAAGTCCTGGTGATGCAGGACAACTATGTCTACCTGCTGCGCGATCCGGCCACCGGGGCCACGGCGGTGGTCGATCCGGCGGAAGCGGAGCCGGTGCTGGCGGCTTTGGCACGAACCGGCTGGAAGCTCAGCCACATCCTCAATACCCACCACCATTGGGACCATGTGGATGGCAACCTGGCGTTGAAACAAGCGACCGGTTGCCAGGTCTATGGCGCGGCCCGCGACCGGGGCGATATTCCCGGCCTGGACGTGGCGCTAGGGGAGGGCGATACGGTGGAACTGGGCGCGATCACCGCCCAGGTGATGGCGGTGCCGGGCCACACGCAGGGCCATCTGGCCTATTGGTTCGAGGCCGACCGGGCCTTGTTCTGCGGGGATACCCTGTTCGCGATGGGCTGCGGGCGCTTGCTGGGCGGCACGGCGGAACAGATGTGGAACTCTTTGAGCCGCATCCGCGACTTGCCGGACGAGACCCGCGTCTATTGCGCCCACGAATATACCGAGGCCAATGGCCGTTTCGCCCTGACGCTGGAGCCGGATAATCCAGCCCTGGTCGAGCGCATGGCCCGCGTGCGGGAACTTAGGCGCGACGGCAGGCCGACCGTGCCTTCGTTGTTGCGGGAGGAGCGGGCGACCAATCCCTTCCTCCGCCCGGAAAGCCCGGAAATCCAGGCCACGCTGGGCGTGCGCGGCGCGGAGCCGGTGCGGGTGTTCGCCGAAACGCGGCGGCGCAAGGACGCTTTCCGCTGA
- a CDS encoding MutS-related protein: MKEIVNALYPTLLQSDAVEPPPIRRPPPAKANQNVIDPASFQSMEVDKLFDSVNHASTVAGQATLYRSLTRPLADANLIRAKQDAVREIETNGEIRQRLENLIKQARDTEKDFYDLLFGTFVGMLSSPAHKLEIEGYGYASYIRGTRFMLNLVDAAHRLPTPQSEYLATLVDDLKGFSKSRAYALAYGPAYRTEKGMVTKAEKGWFVPGIKFKPSLFKPALLGLIAVMFLVLMELIPIVFEMFDSIGPTIWLFIAPLSLLYIPVVGGFDRDGCIYPLRLIFKKSVDVQNLLDSLGKLDELLSFVRLKESFPHPMTLPTILDTDRHTLVVKNVRNPILGKDNRDYVGNDLTLREERLTLVTGPNSGGKTAFCKTLTQTQLLAQIGSYVPAEQAELSPADRIYYQMPEISHLADGEGRFGTELRRTKDIFLSSSPQSLIVMDELSEGTTHEEKIEISMNILDGFRQKGNSTLLITHNHELVDRFQEKKVGLARQVEFKNEQPTYRLIEGISRVSHADRVAKKIGFSKEDIARYLTGR; the protein is encoded by the coding sequence ATGAAAGAAATCGTGAACGCCCTGTATCCCACCCTGCTGCAATCCGACGCCGTCGAACCCCCACCGATCCGCCGCCCGCCACCGGCCAAGGCCAACCAAAATGTCATCGACCCCGCCAGCTTCCAATCCATGGAGGTCGATAAGCTGTTCGACAGCGTCAACCACGCCAGCACCGTCGCGGGCCAAGCCACCCTCTACCGCTCGCTCACCCGCCCGCTGGCCGACGCCAACCTGATCCGCGCCAAGCAAGACGCCGTGCGCGAGATCGAAACCAACGGCGAAATCCGCCAACGCCTGGAAAACCTCATCAAGCAAGCCAGGGACACCGAAAAAGACTTCTACGACCTCCTGTTCGGCACCTTCGTCGGGATGCTGTCCTCGCCCGCCCATAAGCTGGAAATCGAAGGCTACGGCTACGCCAGTTATATCCGGGGCACCCGCTTCATGCTGAACCTGGTGGACGCCGCCCACCGCCTGCCCACCCCGCAAAGCGAATACCTCGCCACCCTGGTCGACGACCTCAAGGGATTTTCCAAATCCCGCGCCTACGCCCTCGCTTATGGCCCGGCCTACCGCACCGAAAAAGGTATGGTGACGAAGGCCGAAAAAGGCTGGTTCGTGCCGGGGATAAAATTCAAGCCCAGCCTGTTCAAGCCCGCTTTGCTCGGCCTCATCGCCGTGATGTTCCTGGTGTTGATGGAACTCATCCCCATCGTGTTCGAGATGTTCGATTCCATCGGCCCCACCATTTGGCTGTTCATCGCCCCGCTGTCCCTGTTGTATATCCCCGTGGTCGGTGGCTTCGACCGCGACGGCTGCATCTATCCCTTGCGCCTGATTTTCAAGAAATCCGTCGATGTCCAGAACCTCCTGGATTCCCTGGGCAAGCTCGACGAACTCCTGAGTTTCGTCCGCCTCAAGGAAAGCTTTCCGCATCCCATGACCCTGCCCACCATCCTCGACACCGACCGCCACACCCTGGTGGTGAAGAATGTGCGGAATCCCATCCTCGGCAAGGACAACCGCGATTATGTGGGCAACGACCTCACCCTGCGCGAAGAACGCCTGACCCTCGTCACCGGACCCAATAGCGGCGGCAAGACCGCGTTCTGCAAAACCCTGACCCAAACCCAATTGCTGGCCCAGATCGGGAGCTACGTCCCCGCCGAACAGGCCGAACTCTCGCCCGCCGACCGCATTTATTACCAGATGCCGGAAATCAGCCACCTCGCCGACGGCGAAGGCCGCTTCGGCACCGAATTGCGCCGCACCAAGGACATCTTCCTCAGCAGCAGTCCGCAAAGCCTGATCGTGATGGACGAGCTCTCGGAGGGCACCACCCACGAGGAAAAGATCGAAATCTCCATGAACATCCTCGACGGCTTCCGCCAGAAGGGCAACAGCACCCTCCTTATCACCCACAACCACGAACTGGTGGACCGCTTCCAGGAGAAGAAGGTCGGGCTGGCCCGGCAGGTGGAATTCAAGAACGAGCAGCCGACCTATCGCTTGATCGAGGGCATTTCCAGGGTCAGCCACGCCGACCGGGTGGCGAAGAAGATCGGTTTTTCCAAGGAAGATATCGCGCGTTATTTGACCGGGAGGTAA